The Osmerus eperlanus chromosome 22, fOsmEpe2.1, whole genome shotgun sequence genome window below encodes:
- the rcor3 gene encoding REST corepressor 3 — MPGMMDKGSEYLGKGRSNGTKSPSNASNGHFSDESGSDDEHDVGMRVGTDYQANIPEYDPGSTKYTDKDNGGMLVWSPYHAIVDSKLDEYIAIAKEKHGYNVEQALGMLFWHKHNIEKSLADLPNFTPFPDEWTVEDKVLFEQAFSFHGKSFHRIQQMLPDKSISSLVKYYYSWKKTRSRTSLMDRQARKLANRNNQDESDEEMEEANPVEANDSDYDPTKETKKESHSEPQTLSSKIGIGRREHQTLQHRHHSQRSKCRPPKGMYLTQEDVVAVSCSSSAANTVLRQLDMELVSLKRQVQNAKQLNSGLKHRMEAGIDDLRLPECNQKVNARWTTDEQLLAVQGVRKYGKDFQAIADVIGNKTVGQVKNFFVNYRRRFNLEEVLQEWEAEQGTRPPNGDAATSGEEGKTSSNTPSGKSTDEDEEEGQVMPSSGPSPVAPSAVTAQTLVTSTASLNQPPPLLRPSLPATPALHRQPPPLQQQARFLQPRPTLNQPPPLIRPSNPLPPRLNPRPAAPAPPTTLVGTSPGSAQQPPNLVGIQSEANSSSSLH; from the exons ATGCCAGGAATGATGGATAAAGGGTCGGAATACTTGGGCAAAGGTCGCTCGAATGGAACGAAAAGTCCGTCGAATGCATCGAATGGGCATTTTTCTGATGAGAGTGGCAGTGACGACGAGCACG ATGTCGGAATGCGCGTGGGAACCGATTATCAAGCCAATATTCCAGAATATGATCCAG GTTCTACAAAGTACACTGATAAAGATAACGGAGGAATGCTGGTATGGTCTCCATATCATGCAATTGTGGACTCCAAAT TGGACGAATATATTGCCATTGCAAAAGAGAAGCATGGATATAATGTTGAGCAG GCACTTGGGATGCTGTTCTGGCATAAGCACAACATTGAAAAGTCTCTTGCAGACTTGCCCAATTTCACCCCCTTCCCCGATGAGTGGACAGTTGAAGATAAAGTTCTGTTCGAGCAAGCCTTTAGCTTCCACGGAAAAAGCTTTCATAGGATTCAACAAATG TTACCGGACAAATCCATATCCAGTCTTGTGAAGTATTACTACTCTTGGAAGAAGACCCGGTCCAGGACCAGCTTAATGGATCGCCAGGCAAGAAAGCTAGCAAACAGAAACAACCAAGATGAGAG cgatgaggagatggaggaagccAACCCTGTGGAAGCAAATGATAGCGATTATGACCCAACTAAAGAAACGAAGAAAGAG agcCACTCGGAGCCCCAGACGCTGAGTTCCAAGATAGGGATTGGCCGGCGGGAGCACCAAACTTTGCAGCACCGCCACCACTCGCAACGGTCCAAGTGCCGCCCGCCCAAAGGCATGTACCTGACCCAGGAGGACGTGGTGGCTGTGTCCTGCAGCTCCAGCGCTGCCAACACAGTCCTCCGGCAGCTAGACATGGAGCTGGTGTCACTTAAGAGACAG GTTCAAAATGCAAAGCAGCTAAACAGTGGTCTGAAACACAGGATGGAGGCAGGTATTGATGACCTCAGGTTGCCAGAG TGCAATCAGAAAGTCAACGCCCGCTGGACAACTGATGAACAGCTTTTGGCCGTTCAAG GGGTTCGGAAATACGGCAAAGACTTCCAGGCCATTGCAGACGTTATCGGTAATAAGACCGTGGGCCAGGTAAAGAACTTCTTTGTGAACTACCGTCGTCGCTTTAACCTGGAGGAAGTGCTGCAAGAGTGGGAGGCTGAGCAGGGAACTCGTCCTCCCAATGGCGATGCTGCCACATCTGGCGAGGAGGGGAAGACCAGCTCCAACACTCCTTCTGGGAAGAGTACGgatgaagacgaggaggag ggTCAGGTGATGCCCTCTTCAGGCCCCTCCCCTGTGGCCCCATCAGCAGTGACAGCTCAGACCCTGGTGACCTCCACAGCCTCACTCAACCAGCCCCCGCCGCTCCTGCGGCCCTCGCTTCCGGCAACCCCAGCCCTCCACAGGCAGCCCCCACctctccagcagcaggcccGCTTCCTCCAGCCCAGGCCCACCCTCAATCAGCCTCCCCCGCTCATCCGGCCCTCCAACCCCTTGCCCCCACGCCTGAACCCACGACCGGCAGCACCGGCACCCCCTACCACATTAGTGGGAACAAGCCCAGGCTCTGCCCAACAGCCGCCTAATTTGGTGGGTATTCAGTCGGAGGCCAACTCCTCGTCATCGCTTCACTGA
- the traf5 gene encoding TNF receptor-associated factor 5 produces MTTEESDCCGPWELSRQNSGATGSWESDLGPIQHTLKFVKYLEEQYVCPVCKGVVFNPHQSGCGHIFCFHCIQGILEGSGMNPVCPLDGGLIKSNEVFQDNCCKREISNLEVYCTNSPNCSCRITLCRLQEHLKACQYELLQCSNTGCSEVMQRQDLQEHLRISCTHRMESCQHCKKPYMFCQLKDHEMTTCPEVEIECPNKCYQKIKRCKVTEHIDECPEVETDCVYAKFGCSVRDKRAEVRVHEETALNHHVLLVLGSNTKLEKQMEVVQQEVLFRNQVLQENSQIVSSLEKDVRPLAQHVGRFDQNLTAVQRSLNEQRDHISSVRLQLQELSRMFSPGMAQEGLSYLKTSLDSLKQQVSTTEGLKDHLVALEENYKRHSRLLDIHTAQLERNEERFKELESTSYDGKLIWKIRDFRKKKESGVQGLQPCFCSVPFHTGRCGYKMAVKAYLNGDGDGKGSHLSLYVVLMRSDFDPLLQWPFRQTVSLSVLDQSGANNHYTLNLRPDPACNSFQRPSSDVAANVASGFPRFISHAQLEAPKTAVYVREDTLFVKVKVDTTGLDDL; encoded by the exons ATGACCACAGAGGAAAGTGATTGCTGCGGCCCATGGGAACTCTCCCGGCAGAATTCCGGAGCGACAGGGTCCTGGGAATCTGACCTGGGTCCAATTCAGCACACTTTGAAATTTGTGAAGTACCTGGAGGAGCAGTATGTGTGCCCTGTCTGCAAGGGTGTAGTCTTCAACCCGCATCAGTCTGGCTGTGGTCACATCTTCTGCTTCCACTGCATTCAAGGGATACT ggAGGGTTCTGGAATGAATCCAGTCTGCCCTTTGGATGGAGGTTTGATTAAATCTAATGAG GTTTTCCAAGACAATTGCTGCAAAAGGGAAATATCAAATTTAGAAGTCTACTGCACAAACTCCCCTAACTGCTCTTGTAGAATTACATTATGTCGATTGCAA GAACACCTCAAAGCTTGTCAGTACGAGTTGCTGCAATGTTCCAATACAGGTTGCTCTGAGGTCATGCAGCGGCAGGACCTCCAAGAACACCTTAGGATCAGCTGCACACATCGCATGGAATCTTGTCAACACTGCAAAAAGCCATACATGTTCTGTCAACTCAAG GACCATGAGATGACCACGTGCCCGGAGGTAGAAATTGAGTGCCCCAACAAATGCTACCAGAAGATAAAAAGATGCAAG GTCACAGAGCACATTGATGAGTGTCCAGAGGTGGAGACAGACTGTGTTTATGCGAAATTTGGCTGCTCAGTTCGG gacaagAGAGCTGAAGTTCGAGTCCATGAGGAAACAGCCCTTAATCACCATGTGCTTCTCGTTTTGGGAAGCAATACCAAATTAGAAAAACAA ATGGAAGTCGTCCAACAGGAGGTGCTGTTTAGGAACCAGGTGCTCCAGGAGAACAGCCAGATTGTCAGCAGTCTGGAGAAAGATGTTAGGCCTCTGGCCCAGCATGTTGGCAGGTTCGACCAGAACCTGACTGCAGTGCAG AGATCTCTGAACGAGCAAAGGGACCACATCTCCAGTGTCAGACTCCAGCTTCAGGAGCTGTCCAGGATGTTCAGCCCTGGCATGGCCCAGGAGGGCCTGAGTTATCTGAAAACCTCTCTGGACTCACTGAAACAGCAGGTGTCTACCACCGAAGGCCTTAAAGACCACCTGG TGGCTCTGGAGGAGAACTACAAGCGTCATTCTCGCCTCCTGGACATTCACACAGCTCAGCTTGAACGCAATGAAGAACGCTTCAAGGAGCTCGAGTCCACCTCATACGACGGGAAACTCATCTGGAAGATCCGAGACTTCCGCAAAAAGAAGGAGTCCGGAGTCCAGGGCCTCCAACCATGCTTTTGTAGTGTGCCATTCCATACAGGCCGTTGTGGCTACAAAATGGCTGTCAAAGCCTACCTGAACGGGGATGGGGATGGTAAAGGCAGTCATTTGTCCCTCTACGTGGTCCTCATGCGGAGCGACTTTGACCCACTCCTTCAATGGCCCTTCCGACAGACCGTGTCCCTTTCGGTCTTGGACCAGAGTGGGGCCAACAACCACTACACCCTCAATTTACGGCCTGACCCAGCCTGTAACAGCTTCCAGCGTCCCAGCTCAGATGTCGCTGCCAACGTTGCCTCAGGCTTCCCGCGCTTTATCTCACACGCCCAGCTGGAGGCACCCAAAACCGCAGTCTACGTCAGAGAAGACACACTCTTTGTAAAGGTCAAAGTTGATACAACAGGTTTAGATGACTTGTAG